From Hydractinia symbiolongicarpus strain clone_291-10 chromosome 11, HSymV2.1, whole genome shotgun sequence, the proteins below share one genomic window:
- the LOC130613401 gene encoding interferon-induced, double-stranded RNA-activated protein kinase-like, which yields MHQDTLTTKAFSHYQILQNIRICLMDLFKTTSAPLDLTNIESKSFFQEQEKRQKRNSISSDGKMMKIISLYINSYKKALSSFFYRAYGYLTKWSMTVKSQIYLNIVSKMYSLWNSLQLVDIKYAFSMHQPSRSWIDKMHDSGTYSYFNNSIKLSIVAARSPATDSLSSLQVQFNSSFVSLGSIVSLESLLHTKSCILTQSVAPSNSPKELVIPELTSDMTNARFDAAFKVMQYLGGGAFGRVFKAEVKETKEEVVIKFLKRETAELPDEVKFMRQLCHPNIVEYRCVSANMEYVQIVMSCHGQKSASFEAYRSCLFSFSETMLMFFARQFLAGINYIHRKGVAHMDLKEANVIINNKLQIKIIDFGLSIQALDPGFHRPKYDSFGTSLYMSPELHF from the exons GCATTTTCTCACTATCAAATATTGCAAAACATTAGGATATGTTTAATGGATCTTTTTAAGACCACATCAGCTCCGCTAGATTTAACAAATATTGAAT CTAAGTCTTTTTTCCAAGAGCAAGAAAAGAGACAGAAGAGGAACAGTATTTCATCAGATGGAAAAATGATG AAAATCATATCTCTGTACATAAATTCATATAAAAAAgcattatcttcatttttttaccGTGCTTATGG GTATTTAACTAAATGGTCAATGACAGTTAAAAGTCAGATATATCTAAACATTGTT TCAAAGATGTATTCTTTGTGGAATTCACTACAGTTAGTAGACATCAAATATGCGTTCTCAATGCATCAACCTTCTCGTTCTTGGATCGACAAAATG CATGATTCAGGAACATATTCATATTTCAACAACAGCATTAAATTGAGCATCGTTGCAGCAAGATCCCCTGCCACTGACAGCTTGTCATCACTTCAAGTTCAGTTTAACAGCAGCTTTGTCAGCTTGGGAAGTATTGTCAGCTTAGAAAGTCTATTGCATACTAAGAGTTGTATTTTGACTCAAAGTGTAGCTCCATCAAATTCACCAAAAGAACTGGTTATCCCTGAGTTGACATCTGATATGACTAATGCTCGTTTTGATGCAGCATTCAAAGTTATGCAGTATTTAGGAGGAGGAGCATTTGGTCGTGTCTTTAAAGCTGAAGTCAAAGAGACTAAAGAAGAAGTGGTCATCAAATTCTTAAAGCGCGAGACTGCAGAACTCCCTGATGAAGTCAAATTCATGCGACAACTTTGCCATCCAAATATTGTCGAG TATCGATGTGTTTCAGCAAATATGGAATATGTGCAAATTGTTATGAGTTGTCATGGACAAAAGTCAGCATCATTTGAAGCATACAGATCTTGTTTGTTCTCATTCAGTGAAACTATGTTGATGTTCTTTGCCCGAcag tttTTAGCCGGAATCAACTACATCCACCGTAAAGGAGTTGCGCATATGGATTTGAAGGAAGCTAATGTCATTATTAATAACAAACTTCAAATTAAGATAATTGATTTCGGATTATCCATTCAAGCCTTAGACCCTGGCTTCCATCGTCCCAAATATGACTCTTTCGGCACCTCATTGTACATGTCCCCCGAGTTGCATTTCTGA